In a genomic window of Desulfobacterales bacterium:
- a CDS encoding HDIG domain-containing protein — MDPKIPTREEALALLKQYNKNESLIKHALAVEGVMRYMARKRGGDEEKWGIIGLIHDLDYEQFPDQHCKKTEEILKENNWPEEYIRAVISHGWGICTDVKPESDMEKVLYAIDELTGLVVTSALVRPSKSVMDMKAKSVKKKWKQKQFAAGVDRSIIERGAEMMGVELSELITDTIMGMRDVAEKIGLKGNIE, encoded by the coding sequence ATGGACCCAAAGATTCCGACACGTGAAGAAGCGCTGGCACTTCTGAAGCAATATAACAAAAACGAAAGCCTTATCAAGCATGCGCTGGCAGTGGAAGGCGTTATGCGCTACATGGCCCGCAAGCGGGGCGGGGATGAGGAAAAATGGGGGATCATCGGACTGATCCATGATCTGGATTATGAGCAGTTTCCGGATCAGCACTGTAAAAAAACCGAGGAAATTCTGAAAGAAAATAACTGGCCGGAAGAATACATCCGGGCGGTGATCAGCCACGGCTGGGGTATTTGCACCGATGTCAAGCCCGAATCGGATATGGAGAAGGTCCTGTATGCCATTGATGAGCTGACCGGACTGGTGGTCACTTCCGCTCTGGTGCGGCCTTCTAAAAGTGTCATGGACATGAAAGCCAAATCGGTTAAAAAGAAATGGAAGCAGAAACAGTTTGCCGCCGGTGTTGATCGCTCGATCATTGAAAGGGGTGCCGAAATGATGGGGGTGGAGCTTTCCGAGCTGATCACCGATACCATCATGGGCATGCGCGATGTCGCCGAGAAAATCGGCCTGAAAGGAAACATCGAATAG
- a CDS encoding MFS transporter encodes MNDRAAKLTALTIASLSSFITPFMISSINIALPVIGKEFKTDAVVLSWVATSYLLAAAVSLVPFGKLADIYGRKRVYMIGMVLFTLTSLLSAVATSAPMLIVFRIFQGAGSAMVFATGIAILSSVYPVEERGKVLGIAVAAVYTGLSCGPFFGGFLTHHLSWRSLFLLNIPFGVVIILLISFKLKGEWKGAEGQKFDLTGSIIYGTAIFAFMYGISILPDMLSIVLILTGVVGLFAFVRWELVVASPVFEVNLFVTNRTYAFSCLAALINYSATFAVGFLLSLYLQYIKGLSPQSAGLVLVSTPVVMAIFSPLAGRLSDRIEPRVISSLGMGLTALGLVLLIVLNAHTTLAYLIASLMILGFGFALFSSPNMNAIMSSVDKRFYGIASASVGTMRLLGQMLSMGIVTLILALYIGRVQITPQSFAMLIKSVQVAFIVFSVLCVGGIFFSLYRGRLRPDD; translated from the coding sequence ATGAATGATAGAGCCGCCAAATTAACCGCCCTGACGATTGCATCCCTGAGCTCATTTATCACGCCCTTTATGATCTCTTCGATCAATATTGCGCTGCCGGTTATTGGCAAAGAATTTAAAACCGATGCCGTCGTCTTAAGCTGGGTGGCGACATCCTACCTGCTGGCAGCGGCTGTGTCTCTGGTGCCCTTTGGCAAGCTGGCCGATATTTACGGCCGCAAGAGAGTTTACATGATCGGCATGGTGCTTTTTACCCTGACATCGCTGTTGTCGGCGGTGGCAACCTCGGCACCCATGCTGATTGTTTTTCGAATATTCCAGGGCGCCGGTAGTGCCATGGTTTTTGCCACCGGAATTGCCATCTTAAGCTCGGTTTACCCGGTTGAAGAGCGCGGAAAGGTATTGGGTATTGCCGTTGCTGCGGTTTACACAGGGTTATCCTGTGGGCCGTTTTTCGGTGGTTTTTTAACCCATCATCTGAGCTGGCGTAGTCTTTTTTTACTCAATATCCCCTTTGGCGTAGTGATTATCTTGCTGATCAGTTTTAAGCTCAAGGGCGAATGGAAGGGCGCTGAAGGCCAAAAATTCGATCTGACCGGCTCCATCATATACGGTACCGCCATTTTTGCGTTTATGTACGGCATATCTATTTTGCCCGATATGCTGAGCATCGTCTTAATTTTGACCGGTGTCGTTGGGCTTTTCGCCTTTGTGCGCTGGGAGCTGGTGGTGGCGAGCCCGGTTTTTGAGGTTAATCTGTTTGTTACCAATCGCACCTATGCGTTTTCATGTCTGGCGGCATTGATCAATTACAGCGCAACTTTTGCCGTCGGCTTCTTGTTGAGCTTATACCTGCAATACATCAAAGGCTTGTCACCCCAGAGTGCGGGGCTGGTGCTGGTATCCACACCGGTGGTGATGGCCATTTTTTCTCCGCTGGCGGGCCGGCTCTCCGACCGGATCGAGCCGCGCGTGATTTCATCGCTGGGCATGGGCCTGACGGCGCTGGGATTGGTGCTTTTAATCGTGTTAAATGCGCATACGACCCTGGCTTATCTAATTGCCAGCCTGATGATTTTAGGATTTGGATTTGCCTTGTTTTCATCTCCTAACATGAACGCCATTATGAGTTCGGTGGATAAGCGCTTTTACGGAATTGCATCGGCATCGGTGGGGACCATGCGGCTTTTAGGGCAGATGCTGAGTATGGGAATTGTAACCTTGATTCTGGCGCTGTATATCGGACGGGTCCAGATTACGCCCCAATCTTTTGCCATGTTGATCAAAAGCGTGCAGGTGGCGTTTATTGTCTTTTCGGTTTTGTGTGTTGGTGGGATTTTCTTTTCGCTTTATCGCGGCCGCTTGCGACCGGATGATTAG
- a CDS encoding isoprenylcysteine carboxylmethyltransferase family protein: MKDRNRSILVKETIYYGLGIFLIFGFVYLYWGHFSNTPGPPAAIRSIMGRWGMTAAIIINATLFLLFILFLPFRDRIEWRSKGMLSAFFLALFAEMFGVPLLIFLLQPLGTDYQLVNKIWDAIGLGQLKTTVYTLSRHWPTRAVGVWMTLGGMLLVFFGWMKIHRSMGLVTSGIYRYIRHPQYTGIFLMITGWLFRWLNPTILLMYPILLILYYKLARREEQQVLKEYGEAYAIYKEKTPMFFPIKLYSKRKNET, encoded by the coding sequence ATGAAAGATCGGAATCGATCCATCTTGGTCAAGGAAACCATTTATTATGGCCTGGGCATTTTTTTGATTTTCGGATTCGTCTATCTTTATTGGGGGCACTTTAGCAACACACCGGGGCCGCCTGCGGCCATTCGGTCCATTATGGGTCGTTGGGGCATGACAGCCGCCATTATTATCAATGCAACCCTGTTTCTACTTTTCATTTTATTTTTACCCTTTCGCGATCGAATTGAATGGCGTTCAAAGGGAATGCTTTCCGCTTTTTTCCTGGCGCTTTTCGCTGAAATGTTCGGCGTGCCTTTGCTTATTTTCCTGCTGCAGCCGCTGGGTACCGATTATCAATTAGTAAACAAAATATGGGACGCCATTGGGCTGGGTCAGCTAAAAACAACCGTTTATACCCTATCCAGACATTGGCCCACCAGAGCCGTGGGCGTATGGATGACGCTTGGCGGAATGCTGCTGGTTTTTTTTGGATGGATGAAAATTCATCGGTCAATGGGATTGGTCACAAGCGGCATATATAGATACATCCGTCATCCCCAATACACCGGCATATTTCTGATGATTACCGGCTGGTTGTTTCGCTGGCTAAACCCGACCATCTTGCTAATGTATCCGATTCTGCTTATTCTCTATTACAAACTTGCCAGAAGAGAAGAGCAGCAGGTTCTGAAAGAATATGGCGAGGCATATGCAATTTATAAGGAAAAGACGCCCATGTTTTTTCCCATCAAACTTTATTCAAAAAGAAAAAACGAAACATAG
- a CDS encoding methyltransferase domain-containing protein: MSALETTTKLSAEDLREEVRKEYAEVALDPHKGYHFHTGRAAADRLGYDPSSYADVPGKNRASFAGTGNPFKLGAINPGEVVVDVGSGSGFDSLIASTLVGPEGRVVGVDMTQEMLGRARAGAEAMGATHVEFREGYAENLPLADDSADVIISNGVLNLTPDKVKTLNEWARILKPGGRLYIGDILVAKSIPPDALNDISLWTG; this comes from the coding sequence ATGAGCGCTTTAGAAACAACGACAAAACTATCGGCAGAGGATCTTCGCGAGGAGGTCAGGAAAGAATATGCTGAGGTCGCTCTTGATCCCCATAAAGGCTATCATTTTCATACCGGCCGAGCGGCCGCCGACCGTCTGGGCTATGATCCGTCGAGTTATGCAGACGTGCCTGGAAAAAATAGGGCTTCTTTTGCCGGGACGGGCAATCCCTTTAAGCTTGGAGCAATAAATCCCGGCGAGGTCGTGGTGGATGTCGGATCAGGATCGGGCTTCGATTCTCTGATTGCGTCCACTCTGGTCGGTCCGGAAGGTAGAGTGGTCGGCGTGGATATGACCCAGGAGATGCTGGGCAGGGCACGAGCCGGAGCAGAAGCGATGGGCGCAACCCACGTGGAGTTTCGTGAGGGTTACGCAGAAAATTTGCCATTGGCAGATGACTCTGCCGATGTAATCATCAGCAACGGCGTGCTTAATTTAACCCCCGATAAAGTCAAAACATTAAATGAGTGGGCGCGTATCCTAAAACCCGGTGGACGGCTGTATATCGGCGACATCTTAGTGGCCAAATCGATACCACCGGATGCACTTAACGATATTT